The Fusobacterium russii ATCC 25533 sequence ATAAAGTTCGAAGAATCAAATAATAAAAATATAATGCTTTGTGAAAGAGGTTCTACATTCGGTTATAATAATATGGTAGTGGATATGAGAGCTCTTTTGGAAATGAGAAAATTTGGATACCCAGTAGTTTTTGATGTAACTCATGCAGTGCAAAAACCGGGAGGCTTAGGTACAGCAACATCTGGAGATAGAGAATATGTTTTCCCACTTTTAAGAGCTGGATTAGCTGTAGGAGTTGATGCAATATTTGCAGAAGTTCATCCCAATCCTGTTGAGGCGAAATCCGATGGACCTAATATGTTATACTTAAAAGATTTAGAAGAGATTTTAAAAGTTGCAGTAAAAATAGATAAGATTGTAAAAGGCAATTAAAGTGTAAATAAAAATTGTTGACAGTTTTTATAAAGTTTACTATAATTATAGAATAATAATTATTTAAAACTTAGGAGGAATGAAATGGTAACAAGAGATATGAATATAATGGAAGTAGTAGAAAAATATCCTGTGGCAGTAGAAGTGTTTCAAAGACACGGTCTTGGATGTGTAGGATGTATGATAGCTTCTGGTGAAACTTTAGGAGAAGGTATAGAAGCTCATGGTTTAGATGTTAAATTAATTTTAGATGAAATAAATGCATTAATCCAAAAATAAAAAAGCTCCTTATGGAGCTTTTTTTAGTAAAATTCATCTACTGCTTTATTAGTTAAAACTTTTATTTTTGAAAAATCTTCTATATTACTAAAAATGTTGTTAGAACAGCAATTTGAAGAAGAGCAATATTTTGATGCACTACAAGAAGAACAACTTTTATTTGCCTTTGACTTGCAACAATTATTTTCTTCATTTAAGCTTTCTCTTTTTATAAAATCGGAATATGGTTCCAGATAGCCATTTTTTTCAAGAGTAATAAAACTTTTTTTTAATGTTTTTTCATCAATGCCTAAATTTTTCATTATGGCAGTTTCACTGTAAACAGCAGCAGAAAGTAAAAATTTTATAATTTTTATTTCTAATTCTGTCATTATTAAACATCCTTTTTTATATAGAATTTATTATGTTAGCTTATTATAGCATAATTTAGAATTTTAATTATAGAAAAAATTTAATAATTATGTTAAAATAAAAAATGATTTGCTAAAAATATTTATATAGAAGGAGAAAAAATTGGGGATTTCGATACTAAAAGGAATTATAACAGGAATTATATTATCATTACCCTTTGGACCGGTTGGCATATATTGTATTGAGCTTACAATGGCAGAGGGTCGTTGGAAAGGGTATATGGCAGCAATGGGAATGGTAACAATTGATGTTTTATATTCCTTGATTTCTCTTCTTTTTATTTCAAAGGTAGAGGAAATAATAAAAAAATATGAATATTTTTTCACTTTTATTATTGGACTTTTCTTGATGTATATTGCATTTAAAAAAATAACATCTAAAATAGAAATTAAAG is a genomic window containing:
- a CDS encoding DUF1858 domain-containing protein; this encodes MVTRDMNIMEVVEKYPVAVEVFQRHGLGCVGCMIASGETLGEGIEAHGLDVKLILDEINALIQK